Proteins co-encoded in one Armatimonadota bacterium genomic window:
- a CDS encoding alpha-ketoacid dehydrogenase subunit beta, protein MTYLEAIRDALLVAMRQDDRVFLIGEDIGVYGGAFGITRGFLDEFGPLRVIDGPLAETANVGAGVGAAVMGMRPVVEMQFADFVTDAMTQVVNMAATFHYRTGWPLPLVLRMPYGGDVKGGPFHSQCKEAWFVHTPGLKVVAPAFAADAKGLLLAAIRDPNPVLYFEHKHLYRYQKEEVPEGDYTVPIGTARVVREGTTLSVFSYGWMLHKCLQAADQVAAEGIFPEVVDLRSLAPLDTEGILASVRRTGKALIAYEANRTGGVGAEVAARIAEAAFEDLDGPIVRVASADAPVPHSPVLEAAFQPQVADLAAAMRRLAAY, encoded by the coding sequence ATGACCTACCTGGAGGCGATCCGCGACGCCCTGCTGGTGGCCATGCGGCAGGACGACCGGGTCTTCCTCATCGGCGAGGACATCGGCGTCTACGGGGGCGCGTTCGGCATCACCCGCGGCTTCCTCGACGAGTTCGGACCGCTGCGGGTGATCGACGGGCCGCTGGCCGAGACCGCCAACGTGGGCGCCGGCGTGGGGGCTGCGGTCATGGGCATGCGCCCGGTGGTGGAGATGCAGTTCGCCGATTTCGTGACCGATGCCATGACCCAGGTCGTGAACATGGCGGCGACGTTCCACTACCGTACGGGCTGGCCGCTGCCGCTGGTGCTCCGCATGCCCTACGGCGGCGACGTGAAGGGCGGGCCGTTCCACTCCCAGTGCAAGGAGGCCTGGTTCGTCCACACGCCCGGGCTGAAAGTGGTGGCGCCCGCCTTCGCAGCCGACGCCAAGGGGTTGCTGCTGGCGGCGATCCGCGATCCCAACCCCGTCCTCTACTTCGAGCACAAGCACCTCTACCGCTACCAGAAGGAGGAGGTGCCCGAGGGCGACTACACCGTGCCCATCGGCACGGCGCGGGTGGTCCGCGAGGGCACCACGCTCTCGGTGTTCTCCTACGGCTGGATGCTCCACAAGTGTCTGCAGGCCGCTGACCAGGTGGCGGCGGAGGGGATCTTCCCGGAGGTGGTGGACCTGCGCAGCCTGGCGCCCCTGGACACCGAGGGGATCCTCGCATCGGTCCGTCGCACCGGGAAGGCCCTCATCGCCTACGAGGCCAACCGCACCGGCGGGGTCGGCGCCGAGGTGGCCGCGCGCATCGCAGAGGCCGCGTTCGAGGACCTCGACGGCCCCATCGTGCGCGTGGCCAGCGCGGATGCACCGGTGCCCCACAGCCCCGTCCTGGAGGCTGCCTTCCAGCCGCAGGTTGCCGATCTCGCGGCGGCCATGCGCCGGCTGGCGGCCTACTGA
- a CDS encoding ABC transporter substrate-binding protein, producing MRWTVLATCAVGVGFVLAVAATVGGQARHGGALVIRAASDPGTLNGAITTASPAHTVADSIFNGLVQLDARLQPVPDLAERWTVAPDGRTYTFRLARGVRWHDGRPFTSADVKFTYEHVLLTYHARTRAGLEGVLDAVDAPDPHTVVFRFKRPFGALLQRADVTEAPILPRHLYEGTDVLQHPANAVPVGTGPFRFKEWQRGAEVTLVKNEAYFKHGAPSMDLLVFRILPQPALAVIALERGEVHYHDTVPAPDVRRLQATGAFTLVPALAGPGGSFCISTAFPNLTRPPLDQVRVRQAIYQALNREFMVLAVAGGLGRVATAPISRGIPWAHHPGLPPVRYDPARANALLDEAGVRRGADGVRLRLTFPVATTQIRYAEVMRDNLRDVGIEVVVQPMEFTAAVQTVFVRREFDLAFASYCNGPDPDIGVKRMYVSSNIQPIPFSNGAGYRNPRVDDLFDAATRSLDLPQRGRHYRDIQEILWQEVPYFWLVETFRYVGYPRTLRDVQSWSGNVAERAYWSVAR from the coding sequence ATGCGGTGGACTGTCCTGGCGACGTGCGCGGTTGGAGTCGGGTTCGTGCTAGCGGTGGCCGCCACGGTGGGCGGCCAGGCCCGACATGGCGGCGCGCTGGTCATCCGGGCGGCCTCGGACCCCGGGACATTGAACGGGGCCATCACCACGGCCAGCCCGGCGCACACCGTCGCCGACTCGATCTTCAACGGCCTGGTGCAGCTCGACGCACGGCTACAACCGGTGCCCGATCTGGCCGAACGGTGGACCGTCGCGCCCGACGGCCGCACGTACACCTTCAGGCTGGCGCGCGGGGTCCGGTGGCACGACGGCCGGCCGTTCACGTCGGCCGACGTGAAGTTCACCTACGAGCACGTGCTCCTCACGTACCACGCGCGGACGCGGGCGGGTCTGGAGGGCGTCCTGGACGCGGTGGACGCGCCCGACCCGCACACGGTGGTGTTTCGGTTCAAGCGTCCGTTCGGCGCGCTGTTGCAGCGGGCCGACGTCACCGAGGCGCCCATCCTGCCGCGGCATCTCTATGAGGGGACCGACGTGCTGCAGCATCCGGCGAACGCAGTGCCGGTGGGCACCGGCCCGTTCCGGTTCAAGGAGTGGCAGCGCGGGGCGGAGGTGACGCTCGTCAAGAACGAGGCCTACTTCAAGCACGGCGCGCCTAGCATGGATCTGCTGGTCTTCCGGATCCTCCCCCAGCCCGCGCTGGCCGTGATCGCGCTGGAACGGGGGGAGGTGCACTACCACGACACCGTGCCCGCTCCTGACGTCCGCCGGCTCCAGGCAACAGGTGCGTTCACGCTCGTGCCGGCCCTGGCAGGACCGGGCGGGTCCTTCTGCATCTCCACGGCGTTTCCCAACCTGACCCGGCCGCCATTGGACCAGGTGCGGGTGCGGCAGGCGATCTACCAGGCGCTCAACCGCGAGTTCATGGTGCTGGCCGTCGCGGGGGGGCTCGGACGCGTCGCCACCGCCCCGATCTCGCGCGGCATCCCCTGGGCGCATCATCCCGGGCTGCCGCCGGTACGCTATGATCCGGCGCGCGCCAACGCGCTGCTGGACGAGGCCGGCGTGCGCCGCGGGGCAGACGGCGTACGGCTCCGTCTCACGTTCCCGGTGGCCACGACGCAGATTCGGTACGCCGAGGTCATGCGCGACAACCTGCGGGACGTCGGCATCGAGGTGGTCGTGCAGCCCATGGAGTTCACCGCGGCGGTGCAGACGGTGTTCGTCCGCCGGGAGTTCGACCTGGCGTTCGCATCGTACTGCAACGGCCCCGATCCGGACATCGGGGTCAAACGAATGTACGTCAGCAGCAACATCCAGCCCATCCCCTTCAGCAACGGAGCAGGCTACCGCAATCCGCGGGTCGACGACCTGTTCGACGCGGCCACCCGATCGCTCGACCTGCCGCAGCGCGGCCGCCACTACCGGGACATCCAGGAGATCCTGTGGCAGGAGGTCCCGTACTTCTGGCTCGTGGAGACGTTTCGGTACGTGGGGTACCCCAGGACGCTGCGCGACGTGCAGTCCTGGTCGGGGAACGTCGCGGAGCGTGCGTACTGGAGCGTCGCCCGCTGA
- a CDS encoding ABC transporter permease translates to MLLLLRFAGRRMVTALPMLAAVAVVTFLLVRLAPGDPVYVLAGEGGTPAYYALVRQRLGLDRPLPEQLARYLATLARGDLGWSLHQQRPVGALIVERLPATLVLAGAAFLLATAAGLGLGVWAAARAGSVVDRLLLVTATVGSSLPVFWTGLLLVLVFAWHLHWVPVQGMMAAPAPDTAAARVLDVLHHLVLPACALALQPLASVSRLMRLKLLEALAEPYIVTARAKGLSQGRVLAHAARNALLPVLTVMGGYAQMLVSGAVLTETVFAWPGLGRLALDATLTRDYPLILGLVLTGAASTVALHWLTDVLYGAIDPRITYG, encoded by the coding sequence GTGCTGCTGCTGCTGCGCTTCGCCGGACGGCGCATGGTCACGGCACTGCCGATGCTGGCGGCCGTGGCAGTGGTGACGTTTCTCCTGGTCCGGCTGGCGCCCGGCGACCCCGTCTACGTGCTGGCCGGGGAAGGCGGGACGCCGGCGTACTACGCGCTGGTGCGACAGCGCCTGGGGCTGGACCGGCCGCTTCCCGAGCAGCTGGCCCGGTACCTGGCGACGCTGGCGCGTGGCGACCTGGGCTGGTCGTTGCACCAGCAGCGCCCGGTAGGTGCGTTGATCGTCGAGCGGCTCCCGGCGACGCTGGTGCTGGCGGGAGCGGCGTTCCTGCTGGCCACCGCAGCGGGCCTGGGGCTCGGCGTCTGGGCGGCCGCCCGTGCCGGGAGCGTGGTGGATCGTCTGCTGCTCGTGACGGCCACGGTCGGGTCGTCGTTGCCGGTCTTCTGGACGGGGTTGCTGCTGGTGCTGGTCTTCGCGTGGCACCTGCACTGGGTGCCCGTTCAGGGCATGATGGCAGCGCCAGCGCCCGACACGGCAGCGGCGCGCGTGCTGGACGTCCTGCACCACCTGGTGTTGCCCGCCTGTGCCCTGGCCCTGCAGCCGCTGGCCTCCGTCTCGCGTCTGATGCGGCTAAAGCTCCTCGAGGCCCTGGCCGAACCCTACATCGTCACGGCCCGGGCCAAGGGCCTCTCCCAGGGCCGGGTACTCGCCCACGCCGCCCGCAACGCCCTCCTGCCAGTGCTGACGGTCATGGGCGGGTACGCGCAGATGCTGGTCTCCGGCGCGGTGCTGACGGAGACGGTGTTCGCGTGGCCGGGGCTCGGGCGGCTGGCCCTGGATGCCACCTTGACGCGCGACTACCCCCTGATCCTCGGCCTGGTGCTCACGGGCGCGGCGAGCACCGTGGCGCTCCACTGGCTGACAGACGTGCTCTACGGCGCCATCGATCCGCGGATCACCTATGGCTGA
- a CDS encoding ABC transporter permease → MLWQPPDLAAGGVVLVVACVVALFPHAVTSADPMRTGGVPLQPPSSTHPLGTDELGRDLWSNLVHGTRTSLAVGVLATTLGTSIGVAVGAVAGYHGGFWDEGLMRLAELVQIVPRFLLALLLVALFGSRLSVLTLVIAATTWPVVARVVRSEVLSLRQRDFVVAARAVGARDARVIARHLLPNALPAVLIGAPVQVGRAIVLEAGLSFLGLGDRATASWGSLLQSAQSYLRDAWWLAVFPGGALTLVVLALFGITEGLHRLYTPGWSSPSAPVDGPLAPAPVPPVVPQRTGAGSRLWQEQSPQVQRSPKRVRSTRRSRSAWSRGRLYRSSGR, encoded by the coding sequence GTGCTGTGGCAGCCCCCCGATCTTGCCGCGGGCGGTGTGGTACTGGTCGTGGCGTGCGTCGTGGCGCTGTTCCCGCACGCTGTGACGTCCGCCGATCCCATGCGCACCGGCGGTGTACCGCTGCAGCCCCCCTCGTCCACGCACCCGTTGGGCACCGATGAACTGGGGCGTGACCTGTGGAGCAACCTCGTCCATGGCACGCGCACATCCCTGGCGGTCGGTGTCCTGGCCACGACGCTGGGAACCTCCATCGGGGTCGCCGTGGGTGCTGTGGCGGGTTACCACGGCGGGTTCTGGGACGAGGGCCTGATGCGTCTTGCGGAACTCGTGCAGATCGTGCCGCGGTTCCTGCTGGCGCTGCTCCTGGTCGCCCTGTTCGGCAGCCGCCTGAGCGTCCTCACCCTCGTCATCGCCGCCACCACCTGGCCGGTGGTCGCCCGCGTCGTCCGCAGCGAGGTCCTGTCCCTGCGTCAGCGCGACTTCGTGGTGGCCGCGCGGGCTGTGGGCGCCCGTGACGCGCGGGTCATCGCGCGGCACCTGCTGCCCAACGCCCTGCCTGCGGTGTTGATCGGCGCACCGGTACAGGTCGGGCGCGCGATCGTCCTCGAAGCAGGGCTGAGTTTTCTGGGCCTGGGCGACCGGGCGACGGCCAGCTGGGGCAGCCTCCTGCAGAGTGCCCAGAGCTATCTCCGCGACGCGTGGTGGCTGGCCGTGTTCCCTGGCGGTGCCCTGACGCTCGTCGTCCTGGCGCTCTTCGGGATCACCGAAGGGCTCCACCGGCTCTACACGCCGGGGTGGAGCTCCCCGTCCGCGCCGGTCGATGGGCCGCTGGCGCCTGCGCCGGTTCCGCCCGTCGTCCCTCAGCGTACCGGTGCCGGCTCCAGGCTATGGCAGGAACAGTCGCCGCAGGTGCAGCGCTCGCCGAAAAGGGTCCGCTCCACCCGCAGGAGCAGGTCAGCCTGGTCCCGTGGCAGGCTGTACCGCAGCTCTGGAAGGTAG
- a CDS encoding AAA family ATPase, which translates to MADGTLRIAVCGKGGAGKTTVAGTLARLLARRGRRVLAIDGDSNPNLAITLGIPPDQAATLPPLPRTLVEDRVDEDGTVRRVLTTPAAEIIARYGVPAPDDVTLVLMGRVDHAGAG; encoded by the coding sequence GTGGCGGACGGGACGCTGCGCATCGCGGTGTGCGGCAAGGGCGGGGCTGGTAAGACCACCGTGGCCGGCACCCTCGCGCGGTTGCTCGCCCGGCGCGGGCGTCGGGTGCTGGCCATCGACGGCGACTCCAACCCCAACCTCGCCATCACGCTGGGGATTCCTCCCGATCAGGCCGCGACGCTTCCGCCGCTGCCGCGCACGCTGGTGGAGGATCGCGTCGACGAGGACGGCACGGTGCGCCGCGTGCTGACGACGCCGGCTGCGGAGATCATCGCACGGTACGGTGTGCCGGCACCCGACGACGTCACGCTGGTGCTGATGGGGCGTGTGGATCATGCGGGGGCCGGGTGA
- a CDS encoding hydrogenase expression protein HypE, whose product MSHAGTHVLPEQTLESTARATLEREPRPAPQRVPFGPLRVVHAFWLAGMSCDGCTIAVSGATNPGVEGLLTGTIPGLPKVLLHHPVLSVEAGEEFVHNFRLAEEGKLGAPFVVIFEGSVPDERVAAESGGYWAALGVEERDGVRRPIPTAEWLQRLAPRAAAVIAIGTCATWGGIPAAIGNPTGAMGVMDFLGKEYRSALGLPVINIPGCSPVGDNFTETVAAILLFLQGLGPLPEFDELGRPAWLFSQTVHQQCVRAGYYEEGSFAERYGDKECLVEIGCWGPVVQCNITSRGAINHLGGCMNTGGICIGCTMPGFPDRFTPFYQTPPGAVLSTKPAKITGTFVRPLRRLSMRFQNRELRWDAAGGVPTGWGHVKEPSALERALHALYEWWQFRTAERPGRTRPEEQYPDGYEVPAVVRARREGRS is encoded by the coding sequence ATGTCGCACGCGGGAACCCACGTCCTGCCCGAACAGACGCTGGAATCGACCGCGCGTGCGACCCTGGAGCGGGAGCCGCGGCCGGCACCGCAGCGGGTCCCGTTCGGTCCCCTGCGCGTCGTGCACGCGTTCTGGCTGGCGGGAATGAGCTGCGACGGTTGCACCATCGCCGTCTCCGGTGCGACGAATCCCGGCGTCGAGGGGTTGCTGACGGGAACGATCCCCGGCCTGCCCAAGGTGCTGTTGCACCACCCGGTGCTCTCGGTGGAAGCGGGCGAGGAGTTCGTCCACAACTTCCGCCTAGCCGAGGAGGGCAAGCTCGGCGCGCCGTTCGTGGTGATCTTCGAGGGCTCGGTGCCCGACGAGCGCGTGGCCGCGGAAAGCGGCGGCTACTGGGCGGCGCTGGGGGTGGAGGAGCGCGACGGCGTGCGTCGCCCCATTCCCACCGCCGAGTGGCTGCAGCGCCTCGCGCCGCGTGCGGCGGCCGTCATCGCCATCGGGACCTGTGCCACCTGGGGAGGCATCCCCGCGGCGATCGGGAACCCGACGGGCGCCATGGGCGTCATGGACTTCCTCGGCAAGGAGTACCGCAGCGCGCTGGGCCTTCCGGTGATCAACATCCCGGGATGCTCGCCGGTGGGCGACAACTTCACGGAGACCGTGGCCGCCATCCTGCTGTTCCTCCAGGGGCTGGGGCCGCTACCCGAGTTCGACGAGCTCGGACGCCCCGCATGGCTCTTCAGCCAGACGGTGCACCAGCAGTGCGTACGGGCCGGGTACTACGAGGAGGGGAGTTTCGCCGAGCGCTACGGCGACAAGGAGTGCCTGGTCGAGATCGGCTGCTGGGGGCCCGTGGTGCAGTGCAACATCACCAGCCGTGGCGCCATCAACCACCTCGGCGGCTGCATGAACACCGGCGGCATCTGCATCGGCTGCACGATGCCCGGGTTCCCCGACCGGTTCACGCCGTTCTACCAGACGCCCCCCGGGGCCGTGCTGTCGACCAAACCGGCGAAGATCACCGGCACGTTCGTACGCCCGCTACGCCGTCTGAGCATGCGGTTTCAGAACCGGGAGTTGCGCTGGGACGCCGCTGGCGGGGTACCGACCGGCTGGGGACACGTGAAGGAACCGTCGGCGCTGGAACGGGCGCTCCACGCCCTCTACGAGTGGTGGCAGTTTCGCACCGCAGAGCGCCCGGGCCGCACGCGGCCCGAGGAGCAGTACCCTGACGGCTACGAGGTGCCGGCCGTTGTCCGGGCGCGGCGGGAGGGGCGGTCGTGA